In Campylobacter mucosalis, a single window of DNA contains:
- a CDS encoding 30S ribosomal protein S1 — MAVNKSVQFKADDIDDVDFAAMLEESFKKTEEDSEGTIVEIRGDEALVDIGKKSEGRLPLSEITDAKGNLLYNVGDTIKVVITGRGVVSHKKALRKEKVKAFIDAYDPEKFAEPIDVKIVGKNKGGFVATDANGVEFFLPKTQSGFKNSNDIVGKSYKVKIIKVDKDEQSIVVSRKKLLDEDRKKRKEALLGIVDNADVMEGTIKKITTYGMFVDVGGVDGLVHYSEISYKGPVNPSSIYKEGDKVLVKVMSYDNEKRHLSLSIKAATPDPWDEIKDGLEVGDTIKVIVSNIEPYGAFVDLGNDIEGFLHISEISWDKNIKNPKDHITEGEEIDVEVIEIDAKDRRLRVSLKNLLPKPFDEFKSKFKEGDVVKGVVTTTTAFGAFVRIGCVEGLLHNEDASWDRSQKCKDIFKVGDEIEVKISKIDDKEQKISLSIKELKQSPVGEFAKKHNIGEAIKGKIRDIKDFGVFVELGENVDALIRKEDLGNVDVATLNIGDDIEASIAFIDEKKNRIRLSIRQLARAKEREVLNEINSDDKMTLGDIIKEQLK, encoded by the coding sequence ATGGCTGTGAACAAAAGCGTTCAGTTTAAGGCAGACGACATTGACGATGTTGATTTTGCTGCGATGTTAGAGGAGTCTTTTAAAAAGACTGAAGAGGATAGCGAAGGCACTATCGTTGAGATTAGAGGCGATGAGGCTTTAGTGGATATTGGTAAAAAGTCAGAGGGTAGATTGCCACTTTCTGAGATTACAGACGCAAAGGGAAATTTGCTTTACAACGTAGGTGATACGATAAAGGTTGTAATCACTGGTCGTGGTGTTGTATCTCACAAAAAAGCACTTAGAAAAGAGAAAGTTAAAGCTTTCATTGACGCTTACGATCCTGAGAAATTTGCCGAGCCGATTGATGTTAAAATCGTTGGTAAAAACAAAGGTGGGTTTGTCGCTACTGACGCAAATGGTGTTGAATTTTTCCTACCAAAAACTCAAAGTGGATTTAAAAATTCAAACGATATAGTCGGCAAAAGCTATAAAGTAAAAATAATAAAAGTTGATAAAGATGAGCAAAGTATCGTAGTTTCACGCAAAAAACTACTTGATGAAGACAGAAAAAAACGCAAAGAGGCACTTTTAGGCATAGTTGATAACGCTGATGTAATGGAAGGCACTATCAAAAAAATCACAACCTATGGTATGTTTGTAGACGTTGGCGGTGTTGATGGCTTGGTTCACTACAGCGAGATAAGCTACAAAGGTCCAGTAAATCCAAGTTCTATTTACAAAGAGGGCGATAAAGTTTTAGTAAAAGTTATGAGTTATGACAACGAAAAACGCCACCTTTCACTATCTATAAAAGCTGCAACTCCAGATCCTTGGGATGAGATAAAAGATGGCTTAGAAGTTGGTGATACTATAAAAGTTATAGTTAGTAATATCGAGCCTTATGGTGCATTTGTCGATCTTGGCAATGATATTGAGGGCTTTTTGCACATCTCTGAAATTTCGTGGGATAAAAATATCAAAAATCCAAAAGATCACATAACTGAGGGCGAAGAGATTGACGTTGAAGTTATTGAAATAGACGCTAAAGATCGTAGATTAAGAGTGAGCCTTAAAAATTTACTACCAAAACCATTTGATGAGTTTAAATCTAAATTTAAAGAGGGTGACGTAGTAAAAGGCGTGGTAACTACAACTACGGCTTTTGGTGCATTTGTTCGTATAGGTTGTGTTGAGGGTTTATTGCACAACGAAGATGCGTCTTGGGATAGAAGTCAAAAGTGCAAAGATATCTTTAAAGTTGGCGATGAGATAGAAGTTAAAATTTCTAAAATCGACGACAAAGAGCAGAAAATTTCACTTAGCATAAAAGAGCTAAAACAAAGCCCAGTTGGCGAATTTGCTAAAAAACACAATATCGGCGAAGCTATAAAGGGTAAAATTCGCGATATCAAAGATTTTGGCGTGTTTGTTGAGCTTGGCGAAAATGTTGACGCGCTTATTAGAAAAGAAGACCTTGGCAATGTAGATGTGGCTACTTTAAACATAGGCGATGATATAGAGGCAAGTATAGCCTTTATAGATGAAAAGAAAAATCGCATACGTCTAAGCATTCGCCAGTTGGCTCGTGCAAAAGAGCGTGAAGTTCTAAACGAGATAAATAGTGATGACAAGATGACTCTTGGCGACATTATTAAAGAGCAATTAAAATAA